A DNA window from Ficedula albicollis isolate OC2 chromosome 1, FicAlb1.5, whole genome shotgun sequence contains the following coding sequences:
- the NDP gene encoding norrin has protein sequence MLYLPLLLPARSSSTMGNHVLAASISMLSLLVMVGDTDSKTDGSFLMDSDPSRCMRHHYVDSISHPLYKCSSKMVLLARCEGRCSQSSRSEPLVSFSAVLKQPFRSSCHCCRPQTSKLKAMRLRCSGGMRLTATYRYILSCHCEECSS, from the exons ATGCTCTACCTCCCTCTGCTGTTACCAGCGAGAAGTTCCTCGACAATGGGAAATCATGTACTCGCAGCTTCGATTTCCATGCTGTCGCTGCTGGTGATGGTGGGAGACACGGACAGTAAAACAGACGGGTCCTTCCTGATGGACTCGGACCCCAGCCGCTGCATGAGGCACCACTACGTGGATTCCATCAGCCACCCCCTGTACAAGTGCAGCTCCAAG atggtgctgctggctcGCTGCGAAGGCCGCTGCAGCCAGAGCTCGCGCTCCGAGCCCCTGGTCTCCTTCAGCGCCGTCCTCAAGCAGCCCTTCCgctccagctgccactgctgccgCCCCCAGACCTCCAAGCTGAAGGCCATGAGGCTGCGCTGCTCGGGGGGCATGCGGCTCACGGCCACCTACCGCTACATCCTCTCCTGCCACTGCGAGGAGTGCAGCTCCTAG